One segment of bacterium DNA contains the following:
- the trxA gene encoding thioredoxin translates to MSDVLHVTDDNFEDEIIKSELPVLVDFSATWCGPCKKLEPIVEELATEFRGKLKVAHVDIDKAPQAVQKFGVMGVPTVLYMKGGQVKEQQIGLVAKDVMVKRIGSLL, encoded by the coding sequence ATGAGCGACGTCCTGCACGTGACCGACGACAACTTCGAGGATGAGATCATCAAGAGCGAGCTGCCCGTCCTCGTGGACTTCAGCGCCACCTGGTGCGGCCCCTGCAAGAAGCTCGAACCCATCGTCGAGGAGCTGGCCACGGAATTCCGCGGCAAGCTGAAGGTCGCCCACGTCGACATCGACAAGGCGCCCCAGGCCGTGCAGAAATTCGGGGTCATGGGGGTGCCGACGGTGCTCTACATGAAGGGCGGCCAGGTCAAGGAGCAGCAGATCGGCCTCGTCGCCAAGGACGTGATGGTCAAGCGGATCGGCTCGCTGCTCTAG
- a CDS encoding DUF255 domain-containing protein, giving the protein MDRRWSSIIEPPDRSPREPDARSPVARRSMAEPSAGLKAPASFNSVAALLRLPYLPPHCEVTRGVAMFGKCLLRARPGAVAHTLLTLLALALSSALPVAAGPGPLGEPAARFGPPAVPVRLELLADRAVAGAELPIAVIYAVPAGTHLTDAFFAVELSSEPPLVFAPPAYPSGSLEGESRVFRGEVRVTSSVALPADCPPQVTLHARAEYQICQEGEVEMCYPPEEAKPSLALAVAPAGTAWTPSAAPASTAGAGAATRVGEPGGAGAATPGAAAPSGGLEGRLARALAAGSWLAFLLVFLGGVLTSFTPCVYPVIPITISYVGGSAKGNPLKGFVLSLWFVLGIAITYSALGLLAAATGAAFGQATQNPWVNGTIALIVGAMGFSMAGFFDIQLPSGLTSRVGGARGGFLGPILMGFATGLIAAPCVGPVLVVLLSWVAQTGSLFLGFWLLFTFALGLGLLFIVLGTFSGALAALPGAGAWMDGVKHFFALALWGLALWFLRSLLPGWLLAMVFGLALVMALGAWGAFHPLAPDASRRQGLLKGLLLLLWILGALLALGGGLRGFAPGLLPAGGAAVHAPAEPAWVWDAEAGFAEAAASGKPLMMDFWAEWCAACKELDHKTYNQPEILALAERFVCVKMDMTARNDANAALQARYGVVGMPTVIFFDSTGRERERFAGFKKAADLAPLLERVLAAP; this is encoded by the coding sequence ATGGACAGGCGCTGGTCCTCGATCATCGAGCCTCCCGACCGGTCGCCGCGGGAACCCGACGCGCGCTCGCCGGTAGCGCGGCGCAGTATGGCCGAGCCCAGCGCCGGCCTCAAGGCCCCCGCCTCCTTCAATAGTGTTGCCGCCCTCCTGCGCTTGCCCTATCTTCCTCCGCATTGCGAAGTCACGAGGGGAGTTGCGATGTTCGGGAAGTGTCTGCTGCGAGCGAGACCGGGCGCCGTGGCGCACACGCTGTTGACGCTGCTTGCGCTCGCGCTGTCCTCGGCGCTGCCGGTGGCGGCGGGCCCGGGCCCCCTCGGCGAACCCGCCGCCCGCTTCGGCCCCCCGGCGGTGCCCGTGCGGCTGGAACTGCTCGCCGATCGCGCCGTCGCCGGCGCCGAGTTGCCGATCGCGGTCATCTACGCCGTGCCGGCCGGCACCCACCTCACCGACGCCTTCTTCGCGGTCGAGCTGAGCAGTGAGCCCCCGCTCGTCTTCGCACCGCCGGCCTACCCGAGCGGCAGCCTCGAGGGCGAGAGCCGCGTCTTCCGCGGCGAGGTCCGCGTGACGAGCAGCGTCGCGCTGCCGGCCGACTGCCCGCCGCAGGTCACCCTGCACGCGCGGGCCGAGTACCAGATCTGCCAGGAGGGCGAGGTGGAGATGTGCTACCCGCCCGAAGAAGCGAAGCCCAGTCTCGCCCTCGCCGTGGCGCCCGCCGGCACGGCCTGGACGCCGAGCGCTGCGCCGGCGTCGACCGCGGGCGCCGGAGCGGCGACCCGCGTCGGCGAGCCCGGGGGCGCCGGCGCCGCCACGCCCGGCGCGGCGGCACCCAGCGGCGGCCTCGAAGGCCGCCTCGCCCGCGCGCTGGCCGCGGGCAGCTGGCTCGCCTTCCTCTTGGTCTTCCTGGGCGGCGTGCTCACGAGCTTCACGCCCTGCGTCTACCCGGTGATCCCGATCACGATCAGCTACGTCGGCGGCAGCGCGAAGGGAAACCCGCTGAAGGGCTTCGTCCTCTCGCTCTGGTTCGTGCTCGGCATCGCGATCACCTACTCCGCGCTCGGACTCCTCGCCGCCGCCACCGGCGCCGCCTTCGGCCAGGCGACGCAGAACCCCTGGGTGAACGGCACGATCGCGCTCATCGTCGGCGCGATGGGCTTCTCGATGGCGGGCTTCTTCGACATCCAGCTGCCCAGCGGTCTCACGAGCCGCGTCGGCGGCGCGCGCGGCGGCTTCCTCGGCCCGATCCTGATGGGCTTCGCGACGGGCCTGATCGCCGCGCCCTGTGTGGGGCCGGTGCTCGTCGTGCTGCTGAGCTGGGTCGCGCAGACGGGCAGCCTCTTCCTCGGCTTCTGGCTGCTCTTCACCTTCGCGCTCGGGCTCGGTCTGCTCTTCATCGTGCTCGGCACCTTCAGCGGGGCCCTCGCGGCCCTGCCCGGCGCCGGTGCCTGGATGGACGGCGTCAAGCACTTCTTCGCCCTGGCGCTCTGGGGCCTCGCGCTCTGGTTCCTGCGCAGTCTGCTGCCCGGCTGGCTGCTGGCGATGGTCTTCGGCCTCGCCCTGGTCATGGCTCTCGGCGCCTGGGGCGCCTTCCATCCCCTGGCGCCGGACGCGAGCCGCCGGCAGGGCCTGCTCAAGGGCCTGCTGCTGCTGCTGTGGATCCTGGGCGCCCTGCTCGCGCTGGGCGGCGGCCTGCGCGGCTTCGCGCCGGGCCTGCTGCCGGCGGGCGGCGCCGCCGTCCACGCGCCCGCCGAGCCCGCCTGGGTCTGGGACGCCGAGGCCGGCTTCGCCGAGGCGGCGGCCAGCGGCAAGCCGCTGATGATGGACTTCTGGGCGGAGTGGTGCGCGGCCTGCAAGGAGCTCGACCACAAGACCTACAACCAGCCGGAGATCCTCGCCCTGGCCGAGCGCTTCGTCTGCGTCAAGATGGACATGACCGCGAGGAACGACGCCAACGCCGCCCTGCAGGCGCGCTACGGCGTCGTCGGCATGCCGACGGTGATCTTCTTCGACTCCACGGGCCGCGAGCGCGAGCGCTTCGCCGGCTTCAAGAAGGCCGCCGACCTGGCTCCCCTGCTGGAGCGGGTCCTGGCCGCGCCCTGA